One Setaria italica strain Yugu1 chromosome I, Setaria_italica_v2.0, whole genome shotgun sequence DNA window includes the following coding sequences:
- the LOC101767245 gene encoding dof zinc finger protein PBF produces the protein MVASPLPREEAVAARNVKAKQARQQQVVASGSGERKPRPQQDQALNCPRCNSTNTKFCYYNNYSMTQPRYFCKACRRNWTLGGTLRNVPVGGGSRKKKQNPAGGSASSAPPASSSSSNDSKKMNIVTQQLLTMPTATTPMPADFPSVLPTFMSIGGSFQLPSSDHHSLPFAPLSLSSNPGMMSSFMERGGFLDGSSSNGMASLPILPVPSFGVMQHGHGMMGGSSDQQMVGPLQGVDQEVKPPMATAGGSGLQQWPSSTTQEQQVVGGDGSADNNNHNMDGGASGSSSGVERYWQGGFN, from the coding sequence ATGGTGGCATCACCTCTGCCCAGGGAGGAAGCAGTTGCAGCTAGGAACGTCAAGGCCAAGCAGGCACGGCAACAGCAGGTGGtggcgagcggcagcggggaGCGTAAGCCGCGGCCACAGCAGGACCAGGCGCTCAACTGCCCGCGCTGCAactccaccaacaccaagtTCTGCTACTACAACAACTACAGCATGACACAACCGCGCTACTTCTGCAAGGCCTGCCGCCGCAACTGGACGTTGGGCGGCACCCTCCGCAATGTTCCTGTCGGCGGCGGCTCCCGGAAGAAAAAGCAGAACCCTGCCgggggctccgcctcctcggcaCCACCTGCATCATCCTCGAGCTCCAATGACTCCAAGAAGATGAACATTGTCACACAGCAACTGCTGACAATGCCTACTGCTACGACACCTATGCCCGCCGACTTCCCCAGCGTGCTCCCGACGTTCATGTCGATAGGCGGCAGCTTCCAGCTCCCCAGCAGTGACCACCACTCCCTGCCCTTCGCACCCTTGTCTCTGTCGTCCAACCCTGGAATGATGTCGTCATTCATGGAGAGAGGAGGGTTTCTtgacggcagcagcagcaatgggATGGCATCGTTGCCAATTCTTCCGGTGCCGTCGTTTGGTGTGATGCAGCATGGGCATGGGATGATGGGTGGATCATCTGACCAACAGATGGTGGGGCCTCTGCAGGGTGTGGATCAGGAAGTGAAGCCACCTATGGCTactgctggtggtagtgggctCCAGCAGTGGCCGTCGTCAACAACCCAGGAGCAGCAGGTAGTTGGTGGTGATGGCAGTGCGgacaacaacaaccacaacatgGACGGCGGGGCatcaggcagcagcagcggggtCGAGCGCTACTGGCAAGGAGGCTTCAACTAA